A genomic window from Salvia splendens isolate huo1 chromosome 11, SspV2, whole genome shotgun sequence includes:
- the LOC121755501 gene encoding serine/threonine-protein kinase AFC2-like isoform X2, with product METERVTELTMDRRPRKRPRLGWDVLPQGPQAQLGLFPEQEIGNVTSYAPSRAIWDQSSSLFVKGLAQNGSPPLREDDKDGHYMFAIGDNLTSRYKIHSKMGEGTFGQVLECWDREKKEMVAVKIVRGIKKYREAAMIEIDVLQQLGRQDKGGNRCVQIRNWFDYRNHICIVFEKLGPSLYDFLRKNNYRSFPIDLVREIGRQLLDCVAFMHDLHLIHTDLKPENILLVSPDYIKVPDYKGLSRSSPKDSSYYKRIPKSSAIKVIDFGSTTYDRQDQSYIVSTRHYRAPEVILGLGWSYPCDVWSVGCILGEALFQTHENLEHLAMMERVLGPLPQHMLKKADRHAEKYVRRGRLDWPEGAASRDSIKSVLKLPRLQNLIMQHVDHSAGDLISLLQGLLKYEPSERLSAEDALRHPFFTRDHLRRY from the exons ATGGAAACGGAACGCGTGACTGAACTGACCATGGATCGCCGACCGAGAAAGAGGCCACGTTTGGGCTGGGATGTTCTTCCTCAAGGTCCTCAG GCTCAGCTAGGATTATTTCCTGAACAAGAGATTGGAAACGTGACGAGCTATGCACCTTCAAGAGCCATCTGGGACCAATCTAGTTCTCTGTTTGTTAAGGGCTTGGCTCAAAATGGTTCTCCCCCGTTGCGAGAAGATGACAAAGATGGGCATTATATGTTTGCTATTGGAGATAATCTAACTTCTCGCT ATAAGATTCACAGTAAGATGGGTGAAG GTACCTTTGGCCAGGTTTTGGAATGCTGGGATAGGGAGAAAAAGGAAATGGTAGCCGTTAAAATTGTTCGTGGAATCAAGAAGTACCGTGAAGCAGCAATGATTGAGATTGATGTGCTCCAACAACTTGGTAGACAGGACAAAGGTGGCAACCG TTGTGTTCAAATACGGAACTGGTTTGACTATCGTAACCATATCTGTATT GTCTTTGAGAAGCTTGGACCAAGCTTATACGATTTCCTACGCAAAAACAATTATCGCTCATTTCCCATTGATCTTGTCCGTGAGATTGGAAGACAACTGTTGGATTGTGTAGCAT TTATGCATGATTTGCACCTCATCCACACGGATCTGAAGCCTGAAAATATTCTTCTAGTCTCACCAGATTACATAAAGGTTCCTGATTACAAG GGTCTTTCGAGGTCATCACCCAAGGATAGTTCATATTACAAGAGAATTCCAAAGTCTAGTGCTATCAAGGTAATAGATTTTGGTAGCACGACATATGACAGGCAGGACCAGTCATACATTGTTTCTACTCGACATTACCGAGCTCCTGAGGTTATCCTAG GTTTGGGATGGTCTTACCCTTGTGATGTATGGAGTGTAGGCTGCATCCTG GGTGAAGCATTGTTCCAAACGCATGAAAATTTGGAGCACCTTGCAATGATGGAAAGGGTTCTTGGACCACTGCCCCAACATATGCTAAAGAAAGCAGA CCGACATGCTGAGAAGTATGTTAGGAGGGGTAGGTTAGATTGGCCAGAGGGAGCAGCATCCAGAGATAGTATCAAATCTGTATTGAAGTTGCCTAGGCTTCAAAATTTGATCATGCAACATGTAGATCACTCAGCTGGAGATCTAATTAGTCTATTACAAGGACTACTGAAGTACGAACCCTCTGAAAGATTGTCAGCTGAGGATGCCCTACGGCACCCTTTCTTTACAAGGGACCATCTGAGGAGATACTGA
- the LOC121755501 gene encoding serine/threonine-protein kinase AFC2-like isoform X1: protein METERVTELTMDRRPRKRPRLGWDVLPQGPQAQLGLFPEQEIGNVTSYAPSRAIWDQSSSLFVKGLAQNGSPPLREDDKDGHYMFAIGDNLTSRYKIHSKMGEGTFGQVLECWDREKKEMVAVKIVRGIKKYREAAMIEIDVLQQLGRQDKGGNRCVQIRNWFDYRNHICIVFEKLGPSLYDFLRKNNYRSFPIDLVREIGRQLLDCVAFMHDLHLIHTDLKPENILLVSPDYIKVPDYKGLSRSSPKDSSYYKRIPKSSAIKVIDFGSTTYDRQDQSYIVSTRHYRAPEVILGLGWSYPCDVWSVGCILVELCSGEALFQTHENLEHLAMMERVLGPLPQHMLKKADRHAEKYVRRGRLDWPEGAASRDSIKSVLKLPRLQNLIMQHVDHSAGDLISLLQGLLKYEPSERLSAEDALRHPFFTRDHLRRY, encoded by the exons ATGGAAACGGAACGCGTGACTGAACTGACCATGGATCGCCGACCGAGAAAGAGGCCACGTTTGGGCTGGGATGTTCTTCCTCAAGGTCCTCAG GCTCAGCTAGGATTATTTCCTGAACAAGAGATTGGAAACGTGACGAGCTATGCACCTTCAAGAGCCATCTGGGACCAATCTAGTTCTCTGTTTGTTAAGGGCTTGGCTCAAAATGGTTCTCCCCCGTTGCGAGAAGATGACAAAGATGGGCATTATATGTTTGCTATTGGAGATAATCTAACTTCTCGCT ATAAGATTCACAGTAAGATGGGTGAAG GTACCTTTGGCCAGGTTTTGGAATGCTGGGATAGGGAGAAAAAGGAAATGGTAGCCGTTAAAATTGTTCGTGGAATCAAGAAGTACCGTGAAGCAGCAATGATTGAGATTGATGTGCTCCAACAACTTGGTAGACAGGACAAAGGTGGCAACCG TTGTGTTCAAATACGGAACTGGTTTGACTATCGTAACCATATCTGTATT GTCTTTGAGAAGCTTGGACCAAGCTTATACGATTTCCTACGCAAAAACAATTATCGCTCATTTCCCATTGATCTTGTCCGTGAGATTGGAAGACAACTGTTGGATTGTGTAGCAT TTATGCATGATTTGCACCTCATCCACACGGATCTGAAGCCTGAAAATATTCTTCTAGTCTCACCAGATTACATAAAGGTTCCTGATTACAAG GGTCTTTCGAGGTCATCACCCAAGGATAGTTCATATTACAAGAGAATTCCAAAGTCTAGTGCTATCAAGGTAATAGATTTTGGTAGCACGACATATGACAGGCAGGACCAGTCATACATTGTTTCTACTCGACATTACCGAGCTCCTGAGGTTATCCTAG GTTTGGGATGGTCTTACCCTTGTGATGTATGGAGTGTAGGCTGCATCCTGGTGGAGCTCTGCTCA GGTGAAGCATTGTTCCAAACGCATGAAAATTTGGAGCACCTTGCAATGATGGAAAGGGTTCTTGGACCACTGCCCCAACATATGCTAAAGAAAGCAGA CCGACATGCTGAGAAGTATGTTAGGAGGGGTAGGTTAGATTGGCCAGAGGGAGCAGCATCCAGAGATAGTATCAAATCTGTATTGAAGTTGCCTAGGCTTCAAAATTTGATCATGCAACATGTAGATCACTCAGCTGGAGATCTAATTAGTCTATTACAAGGACTACTGAAGTACGAACCCTCTGAAAGATTGTCAGCTGAGGATGCCCTACGGCACCCTTTCTTTACAAGGGACCATCTGAGGAGATACTGA
- the LOC121754155 gene encoding manganese-dependent ADP-ribose/CDP-alcohol diphosphatase-like has translation MGYAEELITLEGEEPLASFGVITDVQYADIPDGVSFLGVPRYYRHSINVLQRAVKKWNKEKVDFVINFGDMVDGYCPKDQSLAAVKDIVNEFSLFNGPVYHLIGNHCLYNLPRDTLLPMLNIPPSDLHAYYDFSPVPEYRFVVLDGYDISAIGWPEDHPNAVKAVNFLWERNPNSDKNSPNGLLGRDRRFLMFNGAVGKDQLEWLDGVLQDATSLNQKVVICSHLPLDPNASSNEALLWNYNEVMDLIHRYDCVKVCLSGHDHKGGYSVDSHGVHHRILEAALECPPGTNAFGHIDLYPNGLLLSGTDRMETQEIIYSRC, from the coding sequence ATGGGTTATGCAGAAGAGCTTATCACGTTAGAAGGAGAAGAGCCTCTGGCTTCCTTTGGGGTAATAACTGATGTTCAGTATGCTGACATCCCAGATGGCGTCTCGTTTCTTGGTGTCCCCCGCTACTACAGGCACAGCATCAACGTGCTGCAGAGAGCAGTCAAGAAATGGAACAAAGAGAAGGTGGACTTTGTGATCAATTTTGGGGACATGGTTGATGGATACTGCCCCAAAGATCAATCTCTAGCTGCTGTCAAGGATATTGTCAATGAATTCAGCCTCTTCAATGGCCCAGTATATCACTTGATAGGCAACCACTGTCTGTACAATCTCCCACGCGACACATTGCTACCTATGCTTAACATCCCTCCAAGTGATCTTCATGCCTATTACGACTTCTCCCCTGTTCCAGAGTACAGATTTGTGGTTCTTGATGGCTATGACATAAGTGCCATTGGTTGGCCTGAGGATCATCCAAATGCAGTGAAGGCAGTCAATTTTCTTTGGGAGAGAAATCCAAATTCAGACAAGAATAGCCCTAATGGACTTCTTGGAAGGGACAGGAGGTTCCTCATGTTCAACGGGGCAGTAGGGAAAGATCAGCTTGAGTGGCTGGATGGAGTCCTTCAAGATGCAACGAGCTTGAACCAGAAGGTGGTCATCTGCTCCCATCTGCCTTTGGATCCCAACGCTTCGTCTAATGAGGCGTTGCTGTGGAACTACAACGAGGTGATGGACTTGATACACCGGTATGATTGTGTGAAGGTTTGCCTTTCAGGGCATGATCACAAGGGGGGTTACTCGGTGGACTCCCATGGGGTCCACCACCGGATCCTTGAGGCCGCGTTGGAGTGCCCCCCGGGGACCAATGCTTTCGGGCACATTGATCTGTACCCCAATGGTTTGCTGCTGTCCGGTACTGATAGAATGGAGACTCAAGAGATAATTTACAGTCGCTGCTAG
- the LOC121753777 gene encoding high-affinity nitrate transporter 3.1-like, protein MAINRAIVATVLLSCLAASCYAITFSSLQRTLDLDASVKAGEVLKAGEGKITVSWKVNTTYPAGTESSYKTVKVQLCYAPVSQKDRGWRKTVDLLKKDKTCQHTIVERPYSASDNSVTYTVKRDVPTATYFIRAYVYNAAGEQVGYGQTTNAEKSANLFSVEAVTGRHVSLDIASVCFSAFSVVSLFGFFFMEKRKAKASN, encoded by the exons ATGGCGATCAACAGAGCTATCGTTGCAACCGTCTTGCTTTCGTGCTTGGCCGCCTCTTGCTACGCCATCACCTTCTCTTCTCTCCAGAGAACCCTTGACCTCGACGCTTCAGTCAAAGCCGGCGAAG TACTGAAGGCGGGAGAAGGCAAGATAACGGTGTCGTGGAAAGTGAACACGACCTATCCCGCGGGGACAGAGTCGAGCTACAAGACGGTGAAGGTGCAGCTGTGCTACGCTCCGGTGAGCCAGAAGGACCGTGGGTGGAGGAAGACGGTGGACCTCTTGAAGAAGGACAAGACGTGCCAGCACACCATCGTGGAGAGGCCCTACTCCGCCTCCGACAACTCCGTCACCTACACCGTCAAGAGGGACGTGCCCACCGCCACCTACTTCATCAGGGCTTACGTCTACAACGCTGCCGGCGAGCAGGTCGGCTACGGCCAGACCACCAACGCCGAGAAGTCCGCCAACCTCTTCTCCGTCGAGGCTGTCACGGGCCGCCACGTGTCGCTCGACATCGCCTCGGTTTGcttctccgccttctcggttgTGTCGCTCTTTGGATTCTTCTTCATGGAGAAGAGGAAGGCTAAGGCCTCCAACTGA